One Benincasa hispida cultivar B227 chromosome 5, ASM972705v1, whole genome shotgun sequence genomic window carries:
- the LOC120077436 gene encoding uncharacterized protein LOC120077436, translating into MEMQVGQITSELKNWLQGVLPSNTGTLGSYALCDLGASINLMPLSIIKKLGIDEAQPASVMLQLADRMITYPEGKIEDILMKVDKFIFQVDFIILDYEADRDVPIILGRSFLGTRKVLIDVHKRELTMRVDNQEVKFNVLNALKFPDEEQCQPNSPIELPEEEEMD; encoded by the exons ATGGAGATGCAAGTGGGACAGATTACTAGCGAACTGAAGAACTGGCTACAAGGAGTGCTGCCTAGCAACACGGGAACTCTGGGAA GTTATGCATTATGCGACCTTGGAGCAAGCATTAACCTCATGCCCCTTTCAATTATCAAGAAACTAGGAATTGATGAAGCACAACCAGCTTCTGTAATGCTTCAGCTCGCTGACAGGATGATCACCTATcctgaaggaaagattgaagataTTTTGATGAAAGTTGACAAATTTATATTCCAAGTAGATTTCATTATACTAGATTATGAAGCTGATCGGGATGTTCCAATCATCCTTGGACGCTCATTCCTTGGCACTAGGAAGGTATTGATAGACGTGCACAAGAGGGAGCTTACTATGCGCGTGGACAACCAggaagttaaatttaatgtgcTGAACGCATTAAAGTTCCCAGATGAAGAACAATGTCAACCTAATAGTCCAATTGAGTtgccagaagaagaagaaatggacTAA